The Synergistaceae bacterium sequence TGTCATCGAGCAGGCGCTTCAGGGCGTCAACGTGGCGGTGGTCACGGACGCGGGCCGCATGGCCAACTACGTGAAGGAAATCGGTATCGTCGGAGTAGCGTATTTTGCCGACAGTTACGACGAACTGCTGAAAGTGGAGAAAACCGGCTACTGGGAGGACTGCATTCGCAAACTGGCTGACGAGAACGGTATCCGCCTTTTGGCGTTCAACTGGTTTGCCGGCGCCCGTCATTTCCTGACGAACAAGCCGATAAAAACCCCGGCGGACCTGAAGGGCCTTCGCATCCGCACCCCCGGCGCTCCCGCCTGGTCCGAGTCGATCCGCTCCCTTGGGGCCACGCCCGTGGCAATGGGCTGGACCGAGGTCTACACCGCCGTACAGCAGAAAGCCATCGACGGCTGCGAAAGCCAGCACTCCGCAAACTGGGGCGCGCGGGTGTACGAGGTGCTGAAGTACATCGATAAAACGGGACATTTCCAGCTTCTCAACGGCCTCATGGTCGGGGAAAAATGGTTTAAGACCCTTCCGGAATCCTACCAGAAACTGTTGGTCGAAGAATTCACCAAACAGGGCGAGCTGACCTCTCAGGTCAACATCAAGCTGGGCGACCAGTACGAGGCGCAGATGGTTGAAAAGGGCATGGAGGTCGTTCAGGTGGACCTCGACGCCTTCAGAGAAGCCGCAAAGGCCGCCTACGAAGTGCTGGGATTCACCGAGCTCCGCAAACAGATTTACGCGGAAATTGGCAAAAAGTAGACCGCACCGTCTGCAGGAAGAAGCCGCGGCAGCGCAAAGAAGGGTTGCCGCGGCGTTTTATGCGGCTGCTTTTAAATAAGAAAGGAGTGCTCCGGGATGGATGCGGTAAAACGCTTCTATGACATCGTCTGCAAAATGGAAGAAACGCTGGCGACAGCGGGCCTCATCGTGATGACCCTCCTGATCCTCCTCTCGGCCGCGGGCAGGTCCATCGGGCATCCCCTCAACTGGGCGGTGGATATTTCCCTGCTTCTTTTTTCGTGGGTCTCGTTCATGGGAGCGGATGTGGGCATTCGTCAGAACAGAATCATCAACGTGGATTTCCTCACCTCAAGGTTTTCTCTGAAAACCCAAAAGAAAATCTTCGTCCTCTGGTCCGTGATTATCATCCTGTTCCTCGTCATCCTGATCATTTACGGAATTCCACTTTGCATCAGCAACGCGAAACGCCAGTTCCAGAACATCACTCTGAGCTATTCCTACGTGACCGCGAGTCTTCCGGTCTGTTCCTTTTTCATGATCGTCTCCATGTCGATCAAACTGAAAAAACAACTCTGCGATTTTCCCTCAACTCTGAAATCGATTGAACGGGACTCCGTTTAAAATAATTTTGAACAAAGAAACCTGAAGGGCGTGAATCCTTATGACTTTACTGGTTTCCGTATTTCTCCTGCTGCTGTTTTTGGGAATGCCGGTGGCCTTCGCCATTGGTCTCGCGGGGTTCGTTTTCATCGTCAACAATCCGGATATTCCGGCCTCCGTGACCGTGCAGCGAATCGTCGCTCAGACCCAGAATTTCACCCTGCTGGCCATTCCGCTGTTCATCTTTGCCGGAAACCTGATGAACTCCAGCGGAATCACCGAGCGGCTGGTCAATCTCTCCAGAGTGCTGGTGGGGCACCTGCCGGGCAGTCTGGCGCAGGTCAGCGTCATCCTGAGCACCCTGATGGGCGGAGTCTCCGGTTCGGCCAACGCCGACGCCGTCATGGAAAGCCGTATCCTGGGCCCCGAAATGGTCAAACAGGGCTACTCCCGGGGTTACGGAGCCGCCGTCAACGGCCTGACCGCCCTGATCACCTGCACCATTCCGCCCAGCATGGGATTCGTCATCTACGGATCCGTGGGGGAAGTTTCCATCGGGCGGCTCTTCGTGGGCGGCGTCATTCCCGGACTGCTGATGATGGTATTTTTTATGCTGACCGTTCACTTCACCTCCAAACGGCGGGGGTATCGGCCCATCACCGACCGGCCTCCCACATTCAGAGAAGTGACGCGGGCCCTGAAGGAAAACGTCTGGGCACTGGTTTTTCCCTTCATCCTCATCGCGGGAATCCGTTTCGGCCTGTTCACTCCTTCGGAATCGGGGGCTTTCGCCGCGGCCTACGCCATATTCGTGGGGGTCGTGATCTACAAGGAAATGACCCTCAAAACATTCTGGGCGACCTCGAAGCAGACCCTGGTGGACGTGGGCGTTCTGATGCTCATTCTGGGACTTTCCGGAACTTTCGGATACGCCATCGTGTTTGGCCGGATCCCCCAGACCATCGCGGAAATCCTGCTGGGCCTCACGTCGAATCAGCACATGCTTCTCATCCTGATTATTTTCCTGCTGGTTCTGGCGGGCATGTTCATTGAGACCGGAGTCATTGCCCTTCTGCTCACGCCGGTGTTCGTCCCCGTGATCACGAAGATCGGCATCGATCCGGTGCACTTTGGCGTCGTCATGATGACCACGGTGACTTTCGGCATCATGACGCCTCCTGTGGGCGTAGCGCTCTATTCCACCTCCGAAATCATGGGCTGTTCTCCCCAGGAAACGACCAGGGAGGCTCTGCCCTTTTACGCCATGATTATCCTTCTCGTGGGATTTCTCATCTTTTTCCCGCAACTCGTGCTGTATCTGCCGAATCTCATCTTCGGATAAAAACATCGACCGCCCTCGGACGACGGGCCTCCCGACATCCCAATGGTCCTGTCTTTTCCTCTCCGCCGCGGAGGGCGAAAGGGCGGGGCCTTTTTTATGTCAAAAACAATACACGTAATGTATAATACAGGAAAAAGAATTCACCGTTAATTTTGTCCTTAAAGTTCATTTTTTATTCCAGGAGGAGGTCCGAACGTCATGAGTACGGACGTGAGAATTGTCGGCATCAGCGACGTAAAGAAGGCAAGGGAGCGCATTGCGGGAAAGGTTCGACACACGCCGATTCTGAGGGCGGACAAACTGGACTCTCTGGTAAACGCACAGGTGTATTTCAAACCGGAGAACCTTCAGATCACGGGATCGTTTAAAATCCGGGGCGCGACGAACAAAATTCTGACTCTGACCGACGAGGAGCGGGGAAAGGGAATTATCGCCTCGTCCTCCGGAAACCACGCTCAGGGCGTCGCTTACGCCTCGAAAATGCTGGGCGTGCGGGCGATTCTCGTGCTGCCTGAAAACGCCCCGCAAACCAAGATCGACGGGACAAAGAGCCTGGGCGCGGAGGTCGTTCTCCACGGCTTTGACTCCATTCAGCGTTACAAAAAGCTTTACGAACTCAAGGCGGAGTACGGTTACACGCTGGTGCACTCCTACAACGATCCGGAGCTGATCGCCGGACAGGGAACCAGCGGACTGGAAATCGCCGAGGACCTGCCCGATGTGGACACGGTGGTCGTGCCTCTGGGAGGAGGCGGCCTGCTGGCGGGAGTGGCCGTCGCCCTGAAGGAATC is a genomic window containing:
- a CDS encoding TRAP transporter large permease, coding for MTLLVSVFLLLLFLGMPVAFAIGLAGFVFIVNNPDIPASVTVQRIVAQTQNFTLLAIPLFIFAGNLMNSSGITERLVNLSRVLVGHLPGSLAQVSVILSTLMGGVSGSANADAVMESRILGPEMVKQGYSRGYGAAVNGLTALITCTIPPSMGFVIYGSVGEVSIGRLFVGGVIPGLLMMVFFMLTVHFTSKRRGYRPITDRPPTFREVTRALKENVWALVFPFILIAGIRFGLFTPSESGAFAAAYAIFVGVVIYKEMTLKTFWATSKQTLVDVGVLMLILGLSGTFGYAIVFGRIPQTIAEILLGLTSNQHMLLILIIFLLVLAGMFIETGVIALLLTPVFVPVITKIGIDPVHFGVVMMTTVTFGIMTPPVGVALYSTSEIMGCSPQETTREALPFYAMIILLVGFLIFFPQLVLYLPNLIFG
- a CDS encoding C4-dicarboxylate TRAP transporter substrate-binding protein, coding for MKRFPGVLSVVFVLLLTLAVPAFAASAGAPVEGDGKEYTLRVSTQMADSDPYCDGFRAIAERVAERTGGKLKVLVYPSAQLGSDEDVIEQALQGVNVAVVTDAGRMANYVKEIGIVGVAYFADSYDELLKVEKTGYWEDCIRKLADENGIRLLAFNWFAGARHFLTNKPIKTPADLKGLRIRTPGAPAWSESIRSLGATPVAMGWTEVYTAVQQKAIDGCESQHSANWGARVYEVLKYIDKTGHFQLLNGLMVGEKWFKTLPESYQKLLVEEFTKQGELTSQVNIKLGDQYEAQMVEKGMEVVQVDLDAFREAAKAAYEVLGFTELRKQIYAEIGKK
- a CDS encoding pyridoxal-phosphate dependent enzyme, with protein sequence MSTDVRIVGISDVKKARERIAGKVRHTPILRADKLDSLVNAQVYFKPENLQITGSFKIRGATNKILTLTDEERGKGIIASSSGNHAQGVAYASKMLGVRAILVLPENAPQTKIDGTKSLGAEVVLHGFDSIQRYKKLYELKAEYGYTLVHSYNDPELIAGQGTSGLEIAEDLPDVDTVVVPLGGGGLLAGVAVALKESRPGIRVIGVEPEHIARYSESRKAGKPVTVEMGPTLADGLMITATGECNYPLIEKYVDEVVVASDPFIRQAVTEILFRGKVLVEPSAAIGLAAALEGTFKVKNGERICFFLSGGNIDPDRLVSFLE
- a CDS encoding TRAP transporter small permease subunit, whose amino-acid sequence is MDAVKRFYDIVCKMEETLATAGLIVMTLLILLSAAGRSIGHPLNWAVDISLLLFSWVSFMGADVGIRQNRIINVDFLTSRFSLKTQKKIFVLWSVIIILFLVILIIYGIPLCISNAKRQFQNITLSYSYVTASLPVCSFFMIVSMSIKLKKQLCDFPSTLKSIERDSV